The sequence CATGCAGTAACTCTATAATGCGACACAGAGTCATCTTGTATGTCAGCCCTGCACTCTCACAACATGTGAACACACATTATGATTCCTTACTGCACTGTCCACTACGCTTCACACTGTTTTATAGAGAGCCACTTAATGCCATCTAATGTTtgctattctattttttttttgttgttgctataTTTATTAAGCTATTAAGATTTTTAAGATCAGGTAACACCGTCTAAGGTCGTACCTTTAAAACGCGTGGGGATTGGGCTTGTGGACATCTCTTCCACGGTCTCCACACTGTAAAGACACCAGTGACTCTtgtaaaaagcagctgaagacattttttataGACAAGCGTTTAATTAAATTGTTGTTTAAGTAGCATTTTGCTTTACACTGTTGTGAtatcttttatttgttgttttattggggagaactttgtgatttttttctaaagGAGTACAACTTCTGTGCTGTTGCAGTGTATTTCCTGGCTTAAGGTGACCTCTATAAATTCTGCTTGATGTTTGCTCACAGATAATAGATACTAGTAAACACAATTCAGGATCTAAAGGCAGTGATTCCCCAGATATTAGCCATTATATTGCAGAGATGATACCCCAAGAAACCAACATTTATACAAAGACAGATGCACAAAATAACCCATATTTATACCACATCTAAAGTGCTTACCTGAGAATTTAGGTTTGGATTTATGTAATATCTGTGAAGTGAGGTGACAAACTATTACAGCATAAATCATGCAAGCATTCAGGCCCACATCCACACCTATGGCCAGTCACCataatgtgcatgtgtttggtCTGTGTGAGCAAGCTGGAGACAAACGGTGCAGGCACAGGGATGATGATGAGCTGTTAGCACTTCATCTGCAGTGTTATGGCTCCATTTCCTTAAGTTTAGTTTCTTTGTAacgtagaaaaactgagatgcaTTATTGTCCTTAAGCCACTTAAGGTTATAGTCACCAGTTTGACCAGTTTAGTCCACTTAAGCTCAAAATGGGCTGATGTTGTTTACATTACATCTATTTTGTTTTATGGTGACATTACAATAACTTATTAGTTTTTTATACTAAAAATAGGCAGATTTCTTAGTATTAAAGTAATAGTATGAGATGTTAAGGCTAAAAAATACTCCAGATTCAGATTAACATAACCACCTCACTTTCAGAAAACTAGGCCTGGACCTGGACCTGGCAGACCTGCCATCCTCAAATTCAGACTCTTTTTGGGGAAAAGCGATTTTTTTATATCAACCTTTTGCAGCTGGAGATGATGAAGAAGTAGTTTattagtttttatgtgtttctttGTATACTTTGattgagtttaaaaatgagttacTGCTAGCTTAATTCACATGGTGTCAATAAAAGCCCCTGGTCATGTTACTGTTGGTAGGATTTTGATGCGATATCAATGAGAAAGCATTAAGCGGCATTGCTGTAAGCGTAGTATTTATTGGTATAATAAACAAGAACCGTCAggcattgtttttgtatttaaggTAGCAGAGTGGTAGTACGACCGTAAATGACTTGAAGTGTTGGAGTAAGCTATAGCTAAGAgcctcactgtaatttcccctagGCAGACAACCTTTTCGGTTATTTGAAACACGTAACGCTTGTGTTGCAGGTTCTTGCCAGTTGTGCTAGTTTGAAGGGATTCAGGTGTAGCTCagaaggtagagcaggtcatctacaaTGGGAAGGATAGTGGTTGGTGgttttgtgtgaatgttagagaTGCAGTAGTTAGGCATAGAAAAAAGTTGCATAGATGGAATTAAGGTAGAGCAGAAAAACGCTATTTAAGAATCGGTCTATTTACCATTTTAGTTATGTGTCTGATTTAagcgtttaatatttaaacctgatATTCAGGTTTAGAAaaggatatttaaaaaagaatgacATAAGGtgaatttaaacattttcaattgAACATGACCTTCTGCATAATCTTCGTTTGTGTTTAAGCTGAACTTAATCATGTCCTCTTAAAGCAATGGGACTACCTgcgttggctttttttttttaaacatataattataattaattgtattttacttttaagATTTAAACAGCTGAGTTTGTGAGTTGCCATTTCATTTTTTAGAGTAGACAATGAAAAATTGTGCATATCTCTAAAAACTCATGTCAGATGTTTGAGTCTGTTTATCAGTTTACCAAAGCCAAACTAGATTGGATTCTCTGCCCTCGATCCTCTGCAGGTTATTCCATGTCAGTCAGAGTCCATGGAGGAAGTTTAaccagaaagaaaacacacacacgcacacacacacaatcaaaacCTCTCCTGAGCTTTCACTTATCACAGGAAACCATTCCAGCCGCTCTCAAAGCTTCCCTCTGTGTCTCCATGCAGGCGCTCTCAAACACGGTAACACAAGAAACATCCGGAGCCGATAAACGCCACGACCATAACGCCTGAACCTGGTGGTTATGATCGCTATCCTCCACAAGCATCCCACAGCGGGGAAAGGAGAGGCGTGAGAGAACGGATGAAGGAATGAGTATGAAGGGAAGGACGGAGGGTGTAGTTTCAACTTGGggattttctttgctttccccctcctcttgtctcctttgtctttgcttaTGTGGTTTCTTATACATTAtttaatgaaaaaggaaaaagtataCTCGTGTAAGTGATGCTGCGGGGTTATCTATTCATTTAAATGTAAGGCCTCACAGTGACACAGCGTCCATGGCGAAGTGTTTAATTAGTTAAGTGTAACTTAGATCAAAACGAAACGCTCAGAATTCAGTCCAGACGTTTCAGCTCCACGGCCCCGACTGAtttcaaacaaactgaaaataatttGTTATGAAGGGGAAAAAGCTGCAGTGATGATGTCACTAAACACATAATCACAGATCGTTTTCATTAAAGAGGTCTTTTATGTTATAACCAACAGGACTCTGTTATATAAGAAGTGTTTAAAAAAGAGTAAAAGGGCCGTTTGCAGCAGTAACACACTCAGAGCTGCTGTCCTGGATTgataaaagtgtgtttttaaaaagtgcaaattGCACCATGTAATTCAATTTAAATGATTGAATTTTCAAGCACAAAACTCCTTCACCGTTTATGCTTTTGTCGTTTCCTATAATTGCTGCTTGTGTCCACAGCCTcgtgttttaaaaatgcttctTAATGTCTGTCATGCGTAATGAAATACACACTCTGCTTGAGTCCAACTCATTGCTTTAGCAATTTGTTTAGCAGGATGTCTGACAACagtaagagagaaagagggtgGAAAAGCCTACTGAGCATTTTTAACCAATTAACGTTGTCAGAATGGCAGGAGCTGGTTAAATTAAATATCAAATTGCAACCGACTTCGTCAAACACAGTGCATTGCTAATTAAATGTACCATTTACTGCTTCTCCACGACTCTATTTTTTAATGAAGTGACCCACTAACCCCAATAAAGATCTGCACCAACTCACTGAATTGGGCTATTTTGTCCCTGACCCTTTTATAGTTTAACTCACTCGaccctgtttttttccctttcaattcataaaaaaaataatctttgttCACGCATGATTGCAGGATTTGTGAGGTTTGTGGTCACCTGTCTCAATCTGTAACCTTCCACCCACCTAGCTGCTGTCTGCTCCTGCAACGCTTCAAACAGCAGAGGGCGCTCTAAGCCCGTTAATCTCCATCGACAGCTCCTGTTACAACGGGATAGATCCATCCATCTGATTCCTTTAATTGCTTCCTTCCTGTTGTTAATTGGTGCCAATCTGTCCAAACTCAGCGCTGCATTACGCAGTCTGCAGGATTTGTATTGGACATTTtctctgtgagtctgtgtgtattAACTCGAACTCCAAGATTTTAATTCTTCACCGAGTCCATGTTGTAATCAGCTGTTTGAACCGGTTCAGAGCTGTCAGTGTCTGCAGCTCCTGCTGCACCTGTGAGCTTTTATTGCGAAATCAAAAGGCACAAACTGCGCAAAAGTACGCGGTACTTGCCTCATTTTTACACATTATTGcacatttacagtttaaaaaaggatTCCTGCTGTtatgtattgttttgttttttaaacaatataatATAGTGTAAGGCCGTAATCCGGATCTGTGGAGTGATTATTTAGGGATTGCCGTGTGTGCGCTATGACGCTCAGTGTTTGCGTATATTTCTGGCGCAGTAGTAGTAAAATAACTCAGCCCAATTATCTGCCACTACTACATGCATTAGTATTTTCTCTATGCAGTCAATGAAAGCACTACTCTACTCCACTCTGACCCCTCccacttgcaaaaaaaaaaatagacccaTCTCAGAGAAAGAGGGCAGAAAATATGCAAAGATGCATCCACGGCGTACTTTGGACGCACGCGATTTTTACTTGACGCAAACGGCTGAATAATTGCGCTGATGGGCAGAGGCTGATATCGGGGGtgctgtgtgttgtgttgtagTAGGAACGCTCTCGCGGATGgatacagacagagagagtgcGAGATGCGGTTTACTTTATCGCGCGGTGCTCAACTCTCAGCTGCGATTCTGACTGTGCTGATGACAGAGTGCGCGTCGCTCTTGCCGGCTCGCCTCTGCAGCCTTTTAACTTCACATGCATGCTTCACCCGCAGGCTGACAGACAGCCGCCGTACCGCCTCTGTGGAAGGATTTACTGTCACTGCCGCACTGGAATAACTTTGCTGCTCCCtcgtttttttacattttcctcctctttttgcGCCACTCGTCTCGCTTTTTTTTGCTCCCGTCTTTCGCCTACAGTTGAAAATCTGAAAGGTAAGGGTGGGGAGTGGGTTTGTGGAGCTTCGGTATGAGTATGATGACTGGAACAGTTCAGTGAAAGTgtgatttattaattttttttcctcactccgTCTCTTGCATTATTTAAATTACAATCCCGGTTAAGCACCTGCAGCAGtggtgcatgcatgcatgcaaggcgtgcacagagagagagagagagggggggggggggtgtcgatgttgtcgttttttttttttttttttttttttttttttggagggagTTGACCATGAAGCGGTTGCTTACACTCGGTGTTGCGGGCAGGGTCACGCTGTCTGCTCTCTGCTGTGAATCGACTAATCGCTCCGTTCTGTTTTCGCCAGCCTCGCCGTGAGGAGAGACGAAACCAAACGCACCATGCCGCGGAATCCAAGTTTGGCGAGTAAGAACTACGACTACGACTACCTGCAGCCCTATTTCTACTACGACGACGAGGAGGAGGATTTCTACCCTCAGCAGTTTCAGCCTCCGGCACCCAGCGAAGACATCTGGAAGAAATTTGAACTGCTGCCGACCCCTCCCCTCTCCCCGAGCCGCCGGCCGTCTCTGTCCAGCCTCGACCTTTCCATCGCGGATCAGCTGGAGATGGTGACAGAGTTCCTCGGGGATGACGTGGTCAACCAGAGCATCATCTGCGACTCCGACTACTCCCAGACCTTCCTCAAGTCCATCATCATCCAGGACTGCATGTGGAGCGGCTTTTCCGCCGCCGCCAAGCTGAAGAAGGTGGTGTCCGAGCGGCTCGCCTCCCTGCACGCCGCCCGGAAGGAGTCTGCGGCCGGTGACGGCGCAGAGCTCGCCGGCCCCGCGGCTGCTGCCGCCGCGGCTGCCGCCGCCGCTACTGCGGCTCTTCCTGCGTGGAAGCTGAACAGCAGCTACCTGCAAGACCTGAACACGTCTGCGTCGGAGTGCATCGACCCCTCGGTGGTTTTCCCGTATCCCGTAGCCGAGACGCCCAAGCAGAGCGCAGGGACCCCGCCTAGCAAGGATTTGGGACTAGACACGCCGCCTAACAGCAGCGGGAGCAGCAGCAGTTGTAGCGATTCAGGTGAgctcttatatatatatatatatgcctgGGGAGGCACACCCCTCAGTGCAATTAgggattttctttctgttggcGGGGACATGCATGACATGACTGAAATGAGGCACATTCTTGCTTTTCATTCACACGAATTGCAGGCAGGAAGGTGGATCCTGCTGCCACTTCCACCCCATGTCATGCAGTAGACTGCTGTGAGATTAGCTGGAGGGAATGGCTGCATGTTAAGCAATCAACTGATGTGGCAGAGAGGGAAAGCCTGAACGGACTGCAGAGATGCTTTTAGAGGAGGATGTGGCAGCAGAGTGTGTGACTatgttgtttttgctcttttgcagaggaagaggatgaaggtgatgatgatgaggaggaggaggaggaagaagaagaggaagaggacgaacaggaggaagaggaggaaatcGACGTGGTCACTGTGGAAAAGAGGCAGGTGGTGAAACGGTGCGACTCCAGCCCGCTGGAGACCAGGCACCCCAGCCCACTCGTGCTGAAGAGGTGCCACGTCTCCACCCACCAGCATAATTACGCCGCCCATCCATCCATGAGGCACGAGCAGCCGGCTGTCAAGAGGCTGAAGCTGGAGAGCAGCGGTGGAGGTGCCAGCAGCCACAGCAGGGTCCTCAAACAGATCAGCAGCAACCGCAAGTGTTCCAGCCCGCGAACGTCGGACACGGAGGACTACGACAAGAGAAGGACTCATAACGTGCTGGAGCGCCAAAGGAGGAACGAGCTGAAGCTGAGCTTCTTCGCTCTGCGGGACGAGATCCCCGAGGTGGCCAACAACGAGAAGGCGGCCAAGGTGGTCATCCTGAAGAAGGCCACGGAGTGCATCTACAGCATGCAGTCGGACGAACAGAGACTCCTCTCTCTGAAAGAGCAGCTGAGGAGGAGAAGCGAACAGTTAAAGCAGAGACTCGCACACCTGCAGGGTTGCCGTGCTTAAACTTTGAatcataaacttttttttaatttttttctcaaaataaaagttcattACTTGGGGGTTGGGGGGGGTTGGGTGTGTACAGTTGTTGCTGCATGCAGATGCAAAACGGATTAAGTTGTTTTGGAATCTGGTTTGATTACaatgtaagaagaaaaaaactgcctCATCTGATGaagatatttaaaagttttattttattaataaaatgtttaaaaatgtggctcaCACTGTTGAAAGCCTGAACTTAAAATATggatttttatgttgttgtttttttcttgtttttttttttttgtacataatTAATATTTCctaagaaaatgtatttttggatTGCGATTGTCTGGATGTTCAGacccactgtttttgtttttttcattatgttCATAGATTCtttttcaaatataaaacaaaaacctgtttcTTGAGCTTGTCTCTCATTCTTCACCACCATGACTAGCCACTCAGTCACACCTGAGTAGGGGGCGTCCACATGAATACATTAGAAAGTGAGTGGTTGGGTAGAAAACTTATCTGAGCGTTATAAAACTTTGAGtcactcctcttcctctgacTGATGGAAGGTAAGGGTCAAAACCTAAATAAGAGTACACGCTGTGTAAAAGTCCTGCTGCAGTGAATTTTAAGTGAAATCTGcataaatggtttaaaaaaaaaaaaaaaacgttgatCACGTGTTTTGTGCAGAAAAGAGGGAATTCCTCTTCAGACTTAGAAGAAGCCACCTCAGCTCCTTAATACGAGTCCTGGATGCTTGTGGAAGTGCACAGAAAGGTGGGAAGCTGCATGTCATGTTTAAACGCAGGTATAGTGAAGCTGTCTTTTAGATGAGGGCTGGTGCATTAAACAGCGCATCTGCGATCACATTTCTTAAAGTAGCACACTAATAAAAGTGTAGCACGGGAACTCGAAAGCTCGTTTATAATCTAAAACCACAGATAAttaatatatagatataaatataCGTTATATCtttgtatttaaatgtaatatGAACTGTCTACGTTGGAATAAATGAATAACGAGGTGAAATTTATCTAGTTAGACCGTGGTAAAACCCCACCTGTTCCACTGTTGTCTCGAGCGGCTTTCCAGACTCGACGTGACGTCACACACGCCGTATCCCGAGcgctcccccccccctccacctcTGAGCGCGTGGTCCTGGTCGCGAGCACATGGAAGTGAGGTTTGAGATTTGTATCTGAGAGACGCGCGAGCGACTGTCGGGAAAACGGAATATAAAGTGAATTAAAGAAGCAGCCCGAGCAGCCCGGTAAGAGCTCCCCGCGCCCTGCGTCCATCTCTGCTTTTATATATTAAAtgcttattgttattttttgaaTTTAGGTGTGATAATAGAAGAAAGTAAATGTCATTCATGGTTCAGCCTGTCTTGTGAAAACTTAATTTAAAGGCGAACGGGATTTCTGGAGGTTTTAATTTGCTATTAatgggacaaaaacaaaaactattgttCTCTGCACAAGTGTTATTTTCGTCTGGTTTTTCTATTATCTGTCCAACTCCTGCAGTTTTGGGGCTGTGGGATGTTTGAAGCACGTGTTCTGTGAGTCTATTGTTGTTTCAGGTGACCACACTGATCACATGCTTTGTTTACCTTGTTTGCTTCAGCTCAGGTTTTGTACTTGTGAGCCTTTATTCTCCATGGAGTGCTTGCTTCCTGCGTGGCTTTATGTTTGCTGTCAGTTTGATGGTACAGTTGTTATGAAGGACAACAAAAGGCGTCTGTGATTGCTTCATGTATATAGGCGTGGGGGGTCCTGGATTTAGGGGCTGTTTTGTGCATCAAGTGGAGAAGTTTCTGAGCCGTATTGTTTATGTTCCTGTTTGTGACTGCACATAAAGGCAGTTTTAGGCTGTGATGGTGGAGCAGCATGTCTGAGGCATGAGGTGCAGCCACGCTGAGACATAGGGAGGACCACAAAAGAAGGGATTAGTGTGGATTCATTGTGTGGGCTTTCCTGAGTGGGCAGGGCTGTGTGTTGGGGTGTTGAAGATCTCATGCACTCACCCTGCTGCTGTCCAGAAAAACACCACATCCCTGTTAGAATAAAGGTCCTCGTATAATTTCTGTGTGTTATGCTTTGGGAATCGGCGCCCATGGCGTGGTTTTGGTGTGAAACGGGGTAAAAGTAGGCTAGATTTCATGAGTATTTGTCCTGCCTTGGTTAAAAATAACGGCCATTTTAAGCCACGTTCCTGTGGCTGTATTTCAGCGTGCAGTTCGAATCTGCCACACGCACAGACGTTGAGGTTTAGCCCAGTTTTATTAAAACCCTGATGCCTTTTCACCTGCGTATCACAAAAATGATGCCTAGTGGGTGTGTGAGGATTCAAATGGCTCACAGTGTTTAAACTGGATCACACAGATGTGGTGTTTCAGAAATTTCACAACACTGCTGGCTTAACTCTGCAACAGTCTATCCTTGAGTTAAAGAATATGACTCTTAAACGTTTGTAATAAGGCTACACTTGTCTTAAAGGACACCTGTTGCACTCATTTTCATTCTTTGGAGTCACAAAGagtcactttttattttcagttcagaAAAACCCTTGTCTATCTCCTATTAGCCCTTTACAAGCTCATCACTGAACGCTCCATCTGAAACAAACTCCTTAAAATCCAACAgttttctgattggccaacTTAGGGGCTGCCTACCGAGGGGCTGCTGCCTGAACTTTCTGACTGTCCTCTATCtgtagaaatccattatttaaAGCACTActgagattttattttcctttaaaatacaacacagtaggtttaacaggaaaaaaaggccTTCCTTAACTCAGTTTCATCACAAAGTCTTGTATTCTCTAACCTGCCTAATAATGATAAAGATTGTGAAGTTATAGTGTAATAAAGCTCAGAGAGTACTAATGTTTAAGAATAGATAGTAATAAAGTAGtgggagtaaaaaaaaaccaaacattagCATTTATGTTTCGAATAGTCAACCAATCATTCATACCTGGGTGGGAGTGGGCTGTATATAATAAGCCACACCGGTTCAGCTGCTTGTGTCTGTCTGGGTTCTCAGCCATCCAAGTCATGGTAATCCAAGCAACATGGAAAGAAAAGTGGTGGGACTTGTTTAAAGCCCCTTTTCTATTAGAACCTACTCAGATTGACTTGCTAcagtgtcaatggaaaattgtacttagtagtcagtataatcttttaatgatataagtttgcatatggtagaatactgcatgtaatcacttgtgtttagaagtatatagttggtggcatattgaaagaatgtctcatcctaggaggtctgtaacattccagggtgttctggcattcacccccacatcctaggagcatggaaaaggtcgtaccttgtcttattgttttacggtaggattaacgtagctatgtcagttttagtctaagtgcttttttacatatagatgaactgttggattttccagaccagcaggttaagggaagtcgtttatggggtcacactctg is a genomic window of Astatotilapia calliptera chromosome 9, fAstCal1.2, whole genome shotgun sequence containing:
- the myca gene encoding transcriptional regulator Myc-A, with translation MPRNPSLASKNYDYDYLQPYFYYDDEEEDFYPQQFQPPAPSEDIWKKFELLPTPPLSPSRRPSLSSLDLSIADQLEMVTEFLGDDVVNQSIICDSDYSQTFLKSIIIQDCMWSGFSAAAKLKKVVSERLASLHAARKESAAGDGAELAGPAAAAAAAAAAATAALPAWKLNSSYLQDLNTSASECIDPSVVFPYPVAETPKQSAGTPPSKDLGLDTPPNSSGSSSSCSDSEEEDEGDDDEEEEEEEEEEEDEQEEEEEIDVVTVEKRQVVKRCDSSPLETRHPSPLVLKRCHVSTHQHNYAAHPSMRHEQPAVKRLKLESSGGGASSHSRVLKQISSNRKCSSPRTSDTEDYDKRRTHNVLERQRRNELKLSFFALRDEIPEVANNEKAAKVVILKKATECIYSMQSDEQRLLSLKEQLRRRSEQLKQRLAHLQGCRA